In Mycobacterium stomatepiae, the following are encoded in one genomic region:
- a CDS encoding ferredoxin, with amino-acid sequence MRVTVDETLCEAQGFCESLAPDVFELGDEDVVQIADGEVAPDREIDVRAAVDQCPKAALRLID; translated from the coding sequence ATGCGCGTGACCGTCGACGAGACCTTGTGTGAGGCACAAGGCTTCTGTGAATCGCTCGCCCCGGACGTGTTCGAACTCGGCGACGAGGACGTGGTGCAGATCGCGGACGGCGAAGTGGCGCCGGACCGCGAGATCGACGTCCGCGCCGCGGTCGACCAGTGTCCGAAGGCCGCGCTGCGCCTGATCGACTGA
- a CDS encoding nuclear transport factor 2 family protein: MPPREMSKYAAMQPYFELVVGGLDGLVDGTDFFDIHAENAVVEFVITVPTYPRKIVGRDALAELYADYGDSIVQSHSSDVHRYFDPEKSTVILEYTMHGTVVQTGGPYVNRFVSVITIEDRKIVHWRDYLDPLAVFAAFGQGPAPY; the protein is encoded by the coding sequence ATGCCGCCGAGGGAAATGTCCAAGTACGCCGCCATGCAGCCCTACTTCGAGCTTGTCGTCGGGGGCCTCGACGGTCTGGTCGACGGGACCGACTTTTTCGACATCCACGCCGAGAACGCGGTGGTCGAGTTCGTGATCACCGTCCCGACGTATCCGAGGAAAATCGTCGGGCGCGATGCGTTGGCCGAATTGTATGCCGATTACGGGGATTCGATCGTGCAGAGCCACAGCAGCGACGTGCACCGCTACTTCGACCCCGAGAAGTCCACGGTGATTCTCGAGTACACGATGCACGGCACCGTGGTGCAGACGGGCGGCCCCTACGTCAACCGATTCGTCTCGGTCATCACCATCGAGGACCGAAAGATCGTGCACTGGCGTGATTACCTGGATCCGCTGGCCGTGTTCGCCGCGTTCGGCCAGGGACCCGCCCCGTACTGA